The proteins below come from a single Chrysoperla carnea chromosome 1, inChrCarn1.1, whole genome shotgun sequence genomic window:
- the LOC123305218 gene encoding protein artichoke-like produces MFFIKLFVILLITHLSKASRVGCALEKQEIVCEQATYSEVQHITKELYNESYNKLTIKNSLVKKIDSNLFHQNCIGRLQQLQILNTPVTTITSTAFTHLVNLNTITIDNINIKTIKSNTFSSLPLLKTVVITNNTKLSSLSKKSFNNLIKLNSVQIDSNLRLKEIAQWFVAVPNIAKISIQNCGIKSITKSGFNELTNLTELNLSQNRFTSIVTKRFDPLINLKKLNLAQNNIAKISNNAFKENYISELDVAQLLENAPQLKTLNIHKNLFLCEHLQVIIDQLDAKEINYNGTKSLLEPRTVDHINGVVCYVSS; encoded by the exons atgttttttattaaactttttgtaattttgttaataacacACTTATCAAAGGCCTCTCGTGTTGGATGTGCCTTAGAGAAACAAGAAATAGTATGCGAACAAGCTACATACTCGGAAGTACAGCACATCACCAAGGAATTATACAATGAATCGTATAATAAACTGACAATAAAGAACAGTTtagtcaaaaaaattgattcaaatttgtttcatcaaaattgtaTTGGTCGATTGCAACAATTACAAATACTGAACACACCTGTTACAACAATTACAAGTACAGCATTTACacatttagttaatttaaatacaattacaattgacaatatcaatataaaaacaattaaatcaaatactttttcaagTTTACCATTGTTAAAAACTGTAGTCATAacaaataacacaaaattaagTTCATTATCCAAAAAgtcatttaacaatttaatcaaattgaaCAGTGTACAAATTGACAGTAATTTAAGATTAAAAGAAATTGCACAATGGTTTGTAGCTGTAccaaatattgcaaaaatatcGATCCAAAACTGTGGTATTAAATCAATAACAAAATCAGGATTTAatgaattaacaaatttaactgaattaaatttaagtCAAAATCGTTTTACATCAATTGTTACCAAACGTTTTGATccattaatcaatttaaaaaaattaaatttagctcAAAATAATATagctaaaatatcaaataatgcTTTta aagaaaattacATATCTGAATTAGATGTTGCTCAATTACTTGAAAATGCACcacaattaaaaacattaaatattcataaaaacttatttttatgtgaGCATTTACAAGTGATTATTGATCAATTAGAtgcaaaagaaattaattataatggtACAAAAAGTTTGCTTGAGCCACGTACTGTAGATCACATAAATGGTGTTGTTTGTTACGTTAgtagttaa